Proteins encoded in a region of the Leptospira montravelensis genome:
- a CDS encoding COX15/CtaA family protein — MTLKRFYTILSAMILINLLYGPLVRATDSGLACPDWPLCHGKFVPEFTFQIFMEVGHRYYSGILGILVGIGFVWILRNEETRKNLGIPATLSLLFLISQVILGGLTVTKLLHPTTVNLHLLNAVLLLSSCLTVRLLIAEGNTTTFQWNRPGKYFFLFVLSVVLYQLFLGGKVSSHYAGLVCSDFPTCNGEWFPKMIGPIRFQMEHRLFGYIAALSVLSLSAYGILYLKDNLVKKSLKIAAYLISFQIFLGAMNVLYQLPKIITGLHTLNGVLVFMFCFIAAFYHFRSSETGAQ; from the coding sequence ATGACACTCAAACGTTTTTACACCATACTTTCCGCAATGATCCTTATCAATCTCCTTTACGGTCCACTCGTAAGAGCAACCGATTCGGGACTCGCATGTCCTGATTGGCCATTGTGCCACGGGAAATTTGTGCCAGAGTTTACATTCCAGATCTTTATGGAAGTGGGTCACCGTTATTACTCAGGAATTTTAGGAATTCTTGTGGGAATTGGTTTTGTTTGGATTTTACGAAATGAAGAAACTCGAAAAAACCTGGGTATCCCTGCAACACTCTCCCTATTATTTCTTATTTCCCAAGTGATACTCGGTGGTTTGACTGTTACCAAACTCCTCCACCCAACAACTGTTAATCTGCATTTACTCAATGCTGTTTTATTATTATCAAGCTGTTTGACTGTCCGATTACTGATCGCAGAAGGTAATACTACCACATTCCAATGGAATCGGCCCGGTAAATATTTTTTCCTTTTTGTACTTAGCGTTGTTTTATACCAACTTTTTCTTGGCGGGAAGGTGAGTTCTCACTATGCAGGACTTGTTTGTTCCGACTTCCCTACTTGTAATGGGGAGTGGTTTCCAAAAATGATAGGACCCATCCGATTTCAAATGGAACATAGATTGTTTGGATATATAGCTGCTTTGTCTGTACTTTCTTTGTCAGCCTATGGAATTCTTTACTTAAAAGATAATCTTGTCAAAAAATCTTTAAAAATTGCAGCTTATTTGATTTCTTTTCAAATTTTTCTGGGTGCAATGAACGTATTGTACCAATTACCCAAGATTATCACCGGATTACACACGTTAAATGGTGTTCTTGTGTTTATGTTTTGTTTTATAGCAGCCTTTTATCATTTTAGGTCTTCTGAAACAGGAGCCCAATAA
- a CDS encoding SCO family protein: MNIRFFFFLFLLIGTSVSAYDPHSNLTRENKLPKELENIGFSDVTGKSLNLDIPFRDESGKTVKFSDFLSKGKPILLSPVYFKCPTLCNFHLNGVFQGLKALDWSLGKEYQYIAVSIDPKENESVAFPKKGAYLKEYGREGAEFGLHLLTGTQESIDALTKQLDFRYAWDAEAKQYIHASGVYVLTPEGKVSRIFQGIQLEPRDLKFAFLEASSGKIGSFVDKFALFCFQFDPRKNKYTIYAYRMMQFGGAVTLLLLGAFLYINWRKITNNNRQGVT; encoded by the coding sequence GTGAACATTCGATTCTTCTTTTTTCTTTTTCTGTTAATTGGAACCAGCGTGTCTGCGTATGATCCGCATTCCAACTTGACTCGGGAAAATAAACTTCCGAAAGAATTAGAAAATATTGGATTTTCTGATGTCACGGGGAAGTCGCTCAATCTCGACATTCCATTTCGCGATGAATCCGGAAAAACTGTTAAGTTTTCCGATTTTTTATCGAAAGGGAAACCAATCCTCCTATCTCCCGTTTACTTCAAATGTCCTACTCTTTGTAATTTTCATCTCAACGGTGTGTTCCAAGGGTTAAAAGCACTCGATTGGTCCCTCGGTAAAGAATACCAATACATTGCAGTATCCATTGATCCGAAAGAAAATGAGTCGGTTGCTTTTCCTAAAAAAGGGGCTTATTTGAAGGAATATGGTAGGGAAGGTGCTGAATTTGGACTCCACCTCCTCACGGGTACACAGGAATCCATTGATGCTTTAACCAAACAATTGGACTTTCGGTATGCTTGGGATGCAGAAGCAAAACAATACATCCACGCCAGTGGGGTTTACGTTTTGACTCCGGAGGGAAAGGTGTCACGCATCTTTCAAGGGATCCAGCTTGAGCCTAGAGATTTAAAATTTGCCTTCCTCGAGGCATCTTCTGGTAAGATTGGGAGTTTTGTGGACAAGTTTGCTTTATTTTGCTTTCAATTTGATCCGAGAAAAAATAAATATACGATATACGCATACAGGATGATGCAATTCGGGGGGGCGGTCACCTTACTCCTTCTCGGTGCGTTTTTATACATAAACTGGCGAAAAATAACAAATAACAACCGTCAAGGAGTCACATAG
- a CDS encoding TPM domain-containing protein has product MSILTRYFSKSDLDEIKSAVGEAESKTSAEIVPYFAESSHHYKEWAWLGAFLMGGVTGVTFYTAQKFYSLVWSGESFFAVLSVWIGALLGLSITILFPKLRINLVSKTAKQYFVDLRAKEAFLDEEVFLTKNRTGILIYISLFEHIVRILPDKEIARIVPKSEWNEAVRLIIEGMKSNKKKEGIVSSILFCGQLLKKYNIQIEKDDKNEISNEIRDGGKLM; this is encoded by the coding sequence ATGAGTATACTAACACGTTATTTCTCAAAATCTGACTTAGATGAGATCAAATCTGCAGTTGGTGAAGCAGAATCAAAAACTTCGGCAGAAATTGTTCCTTATTTTGCAGAATCGTCTCACCATTATAAAGAATGGGCATGGCTTGGTGCCTTTCTTATGGGAGGAGTTACAGGCGTTACATTTTATACTGCACAAAAATTCTACAGCCTTGTATGGAGCGGTGAATCTTTTTTTGCCGTTTTATCTGTTTGGATTGGCGCCCTTCTCGGATTATCCATCACAATACTCTTTCCTAAACTCAGAATCAATTTAGTTTCAAAGACCGCCAAACAATACTTTGTTGATCTCAGAGCAAAAGAAGCCTTTTTGGATGAAGAAGTGTTTCTTACAAAAAACAGAACGGGTATTTTAATCTATATTTCTTTGTTTGAACATATTGTAAGAATTTTACCCGACAAAGAAATCGCAAGGATTGTGCCTAAGTCAGAATGGAACGAAGCAGTAAGACTTATCATTGAAGGAATGAAATCAAACAAAAAAAAAGAAGGTATCGTTTCAAGTATTCTATTCTGCGGACAACTTCTCAAAAAATACAATATTCAAATCGAAAAAGATGATAAAAACGAAATCTCTAACGAAATCCGTGATGGTGGGAAATTGATGTAA
- a CDS encoding heme o synthase translates to MFRLWNQLTKPRVTVLVLATVLPGMYLGTSGYPSLWEIFITLLGTYLMSSASFILNQYIERERDAVMYRTKQRPIPSGEITPIFALFLGVIVAILAFGILTYFINLLTAVCALSALLLYVFLYTIWLKPRTEQNIVIGGISGCIGPLIGYAAMANTLPVPAWILFLMIFLWTPAHFWALAIFLKDDYEFAGIPMMPVVSGIQKTVNQIFLYAIAYSLSVIGFYFADARMGFLFLGSAIFLTILILVFAYRLKLSGDKLLAKRFFFFSILHLFLVSLIIVIDSKI, encoded by the coding sequence ATGTTCCGATTATGGAACCAACTGACAAAACCTAGAGTCACTGTACTCGTACTTGCTACCGTTCTTCCAGGAATGTATCTAGGAACTTCAGGTTATCCTTCTCTTTGGGAAATCTTTATCACACTCCTTGGAACTTATTTAATGAGTTCTGCCTCTTTTATTCTCAATCAGTACATTGAAAGAGAAAGAGATGCGGTAATGTACAGAACCAAACAAAGACCAATCCCTTCTGGAGAAATTACACCAATTTTTGCTCTCTTTCTTGGAGTCATTGTCGCCATTTTGGCATTTGGAATTTTAACATATTTCATAAATCTACTAACAGCCGTTTGTGCACTTTCTGCTTTGCTTTTATATGTATTTTTATATACTATTTGGTTAAAGCCCAGGACAGAACAAAACATTGTAATTGGTGGGATTTCTGGATGTATTGGCCCTTTGATTGGATATGCGGCAATGGCAAATACCCTACCCGTGCCCGCTTGGATTTTATTTTTAATGATTTTTCTTTGGACACCTGCACACTTCTGGGCACTGGCTATCTTCTTAAAAGATGATTATGAGTTCGCAGGAATTCCCATGATGCCTGTTGTATCAGGAATTCAGAAAACCGTAAACCAGATCTTTCTTTATGCCATTGCCTATTCGTTATCTGTCATTGGATTTTATTTTGCCGATGCAAGGATGGGGTTTTTATTTTTAGGTTCTGCGATTTTTCTGACTATACTGATTTTAGTTTTCGCATATCGACTGAAACTTTCGGGAGACAAACTCCTTGCAAAACGTTTTTTCTTTTTTAGTATCCTACATTTATTTTTGGTCAGTTTGATCATCGTCATCGATTCTAAAATCTAG
- a CDS encoding SpoIIE family protein phosphatase, with protein MNFRWFGLFWCLVFVSCIPKEAPPKVEKGVLSAESYLSSPAKTVELKGEWEYYPGLLISPLELEILKTNREPHFFEVPGVWSDSFWKRGFLAGDGYATFSMKVQHGLKGVPLSLKVPEMETAYNLFVDGVKLSSNGVVTTSYQTGKPEYRPLIVDFFPKENQTSILLQISNYHHRKGGPAQILVLGRTSDIHYQFEFEILRDMLLVGSILFMGIYHLFLFWNRKKDPFTYWFALTCILVALRVFITGNKYVVHLYPNISWEIHLKLSYLSFFLITPIFARYVYLLFKPYFSRSVYELLKYSGFAFCFIVLLTRSSFYTYLMVPFQVFTLLGAFYTFFVIIRAIRDSSPGSFIFLISFVVFISSFTNDILVNNLIFHGPLLIHFGIFTMFFVQSVYIARNFSKGFVDAENLAGELSEKNHTLQSVQNQLTELNERLETRVKDKTEELQGKLDQIGKDMRLAKSIIQSVTKLPDLDPYIKVDILYKPIAEVGGDIYFVKRIQDFYYRFFLGDATGHGLQAALYSMMIQSEFERVSAVAMRPNDLLFYMNQHFYDKNADLQIYFPAIVMDFDFHQKILRYAGGGVQNQIHMKKNGVTAMLENTGPIIGILEHYRYGITESKVESCDRIFLFTDGLFEELNESDGTQAWGDLLEIIQKTVSLPFSEVLPSIQNMLFQRMEKSQWKDDSTLIFIEVT; from the coding sequence ATGAATTTCCGGTGGTTCGGACTTTTTTGGTGTTTGGTGTTTGTTTCGTGTATTCCGAAAGAGGCACCACCCAAAGTGGAGAAGGGGGTTCTTTCCGCTGAATCTTATCTAAGTTCTCCGGCAAAAACCGTTGAACTTAAGGGTGAGTGGGAATATTATCCAGGTCTTCTTATTTCTCCTTTAGAGTTAGAGATTTTAAAAACAAATAGGGAACCCCATTTTTTTGAGGTTCCTGGAGTTTGGTCCGACTCTTTTTGGAAAAGGGGATTTCTGGCTGGAGATGGATATGCAACATTCAGCATGAAAGTCCAACATGGACTAAAAGGAGTTCCCTTATCCTTAAAAGTGCCTGAGATGGAGACCGCCTATAATCTGTTTGTTGATGGTGTGAAATTATCATCCAATGGAGTTGTTACTACTTCTTACCAAACTGGGAAACCGGAATACCGACCACTCATTGTCGATTTTTTCCCCAAAGAGAATCAAACTTCTATTTTATTACAAATTTCCAATTACCATCACAGAAAGGGCGGGCCTGCGCAAATATTGGTTTTGGGAAGGACATCTGATATACACTATCAATTCGAGTTTGAAATTCTACGCGATATGTTACTTGTGGGTAGCATTTTGTTTATGGGAATTTATCATTTGTTTTTGTTTTGGAACAGAAAAAAAGATCCTTTCACGTATTGGTTTGCTCTTACTTGTATTCTTGTCGCCTTACGTGTGTTCATTACTGGGAACAAATATGTTGTTCATCTGTATCCAAACATTTCTTGGGAAATCCATTTGAAATTAAGTTACTTGAGTTTCTTTTTGATTACACCTATTTTTGCCCGTTATGTTTATTTACTCTTTAAACCCTATTTTTCGCGCAGCGTTTATGAATTACTTAAATATTCAGGTTTTGCATTTTGTTTTATTGTCCTCTTGACGAGATCTTCCTTTTATACGTATCTGATGGTTCCTTTTCAGGTATTTACCTTGTTAGGTGCTTTTTATACATTTTTTGTAATTATCAGAGCCATTCGTGATTCTTCTCCAGGTTCGTTTATCTTTTTGATTAGCTTTGTCGTTTTTATTTCAAGTTTTACAAATGATATTTTGGTAAATAACCTTATCTTTCATGGACCACTTTTGATCCATTTTGGAATCTTTACTATGTTCTTTGTGCAGTCTGTATATATCGCGAGAAATTTTTCAAAAGGTTTTGTGGACGCAGAAAACTTGGCAGGTGAACTTTCAGAAAAAAATCATACATTACAAAGTGTTCAAAATCAACTAACAGAGTTAAACGAAAGATTAGAAACTCGAGTCAAAGACAAAACCGAAGAACTCCAAGGGAAATTAGATCAAATTGGGAAAGATATGAGACTGGCAAAGTCAATCATTCAGAGTGTTACTAAACTTCCCGATTTAGACCCATATATCAAAGTAGATATATTATACAAACCGATTGCTGAAGTGGGTGGAGATATATATTTTGTAAAACGCATTCAGGATTTTTATTACCGTTTCTTTTTAGGTGATGCGACAGGTCATGGTTTACAAGCGGCTCTTTATTCAATGATGATCCAATCTGAATTTGAACGTGTGTCTGCGGTTGCTATGCGGCCAAACGATTTGTTGTTTTATATGAACCAACATTTTTATGATAAAAATGCTGACCTTCAAATTTATTTCCCTGCGATTGTGATGGATTTTGATTTTCACCAGAAGATCCTGCGTTATGCGGGAGGCGGAGTCCAAAACCAAATCCATATGAAAAAAAATGGTGTTACGGCAATGTTGGAAAATACGGGGCCAATCATTGGAATATTGGAACACTACAGGTACGGAATTACTGAATCGAAGGTTGAATCATGTGATCGTATCTTTTTATTTACAGATGGATTGTTTGAGGAGTTAAACGAATCTGATGGCACACAGGCTTGGGGAGATTTGTTAGAGATCATCCAAAAAACGGTGTCCTTGCCATTTTCAGAAGTTCTTCCATCGATTCAAAACATGTTATTCCAAAGAATGGAAAAATCTCAATGGAAAGATGATTCCACTCTCATCTTTATCGAAGTCACCTAA
- a CDS encoding citrate/2-methylcitrate synthase, with the protein MSEVEIHVKGKTYKLPVIVGTDGKEGIDLTDFYRKTGLVTVDPGLFNTALGLSKVSRRDPEKGELTYRGYDLKELAYQSTFVETSFLLIYGNLPTKQELNDFSGRLSKHSMIHEDMLNLFDGFPGVANPLAVLSVMVTSLSSYYLEEYEEKLDMGVDLIARLLAKIRTIAAFTYKHAVGHPFVYPLDKNPYCTNFLYMMHKMPADNYTVPEEFDRILNQMWILHADHEQNVSNTAVQVVGSTQANLFASISAGIMAQWGAREGGRPTAAIGLIEDIIKTKTPVKDYFERFKRGGLNIQTNGFGQKAYDVVSPRAMVAREIIREFYKGRKLSAVEDVALQIDEVVWNDSYFMENLLYPNLEYYSGLVFHTLGIPKNMFSVMQVIGRLPGWLAHWREQRMKGDFSKVRPKQIYVGENQRKYIPVQNRL; encoded by the coding sequence ATGAGTGAAGTGGAAATCCACGTCAAGGGCAAAACATATAAATTACCGGTCATTGTTGGTACCGATGGAAAAGAGGGAATCGACCTAACCGATTTTTATAGAAAAACGGGCCTGGTTACTGTTGATCCTGGTTTGTTTAATACAGCTCTTGGATTGTCTAAAGTATCAAGACGTGATCCCGAAAAAGGGGAACTAACCTATCGCGGTTATGACCTAAAAGAACTCGCATACCAATCCACATTTGTGGAAACTTCGTTTTTATTAATTTATGGTAACCTTCCCACTAAACAAGAGTTAAATGACTTTTCGGGTCGTCTTTCTAAACACTCTATGATCCACGAAGATATGTTAAATCTTTTTGACGGATTTCCTGGTGTTGCCAATCCATTAGCAGTTTTATCTGTAATGGTCACTTCACTTTCTAGTTATTATTTAGAAGAATATGAAGAAAAGTTAGATATGGGTGTGGATTTGATCGCAAGGTTACTTGCAAAAATTCGTACCATTGCAGCTTTCACTTATAAACATGCTGTCGGCCATCCTTTCGTATACCCTTTGGATAAAAATCCATACTGCACAAACTTTCTTTATATGATGCATAAAATGCCTGCGGACAATTATACCGTACCAGAAGAGTTTGACCGCATTTTAAATCAAATGTGGATTTTACATGCAGACCACGAACAGAATGTATCCAACACCGCCGTTCAAGTGGTAGGTTCCACACAAGCCAATTTATTTGCCTCAATTTCTGCAGGAATCATGGCACAATGGGGAGCACGCGAAGGGGGACGACCTACCGCAGCCATTGGACTTATCGAAGACATCATCAAAACAAAAACTCCTGTGAAGGATTATTTTGAAAGATTCAAACGAGGTGGTTTGAATATTCAAACCAATGGTTTTGGTCAAAAGGCTTATGATGTAGTGAGTCCTCGTGCGATGGTTGCCCGTGAAATCATCCGTGAATTCTACAAAGGTAGAAAGTTGTCAGCTGTGGAAGATGTGGCTCTTCAAATAGACGAAGTGGTTTGGAACGATTCCTACTTTATGGAGAATCTTTTGTATCCTAATTTAGAATACTACTCTGGACTCGTATTTCACACATTGGGAATCCCAAAGAATATGTTCTCTGTGATGCAGGTTATCGGTAGACTTCCAGGTTGGCTTGCGCATTGGAGAGAACAAAGGATGAAGGGAGACTTCTCAAAAGTTCGTCCAAAACAGATATATGTGGGTGAAAACCAAAGAAAGTATATCCCTGTTCAGAACCGCCTTTAG
- a CDS encoding STAS domain-containing protein: MMEEFKIRLGFENGGNLPVIHISGEITSEAEEEIVESYESIPADKRNRVILNFSETSYINSAGIATLISLITKSSENQGKIEFAGLNTHFRKVMDIVGLTDFVLIHDSLNSALTQV, encoded by the coding sequence ATGATGGAAGAGTTTAAGATTCGGTTAGGATTTGAAAACGGGGGAAATTTACCTGTAATTCATATATCTGGCGAAATCACATCCGAAGCCGAAGAAGAGATTGTGGAATCTTACGAATCCATCCCCGCGGATAAACGAAATCGGGTCATTTTGAACTTTTCGGAAACATCTTATATCAACTCTGCAGGAATTGCCACTCTCATCAGTCTGATCACAAAATCATCTGAGAACCAAGGAAAAATTGAATTTGCAGGACTCAACACACACTTTAGAAAAGTGATGGATATTGTTGGTCTGACTGATTTTGTCCTCATTCACGATTCTCTAAATTCTGCACTCACCCAAGTCTAA
- a CDS encoding TPM domain-containing protein, translating to MKFNLIFINSKIIPRLGRKNIGCFLSILIVTFTEIFSYPVPKLERRVMDHAGILSEATVNQIETNLKQFEVETSNQIAVYTTASLQDEPIDDVAIQIFDEWKLGQKSKKNGVLLIVAPNERKMKILVGRGLEGSLTDIQAKHIIRDELKPRFIDKDMDGGVTAGVNAIMAAIRGEYSPSEDDVATTGNSSDEEVFSSGLVGGIFTLISLIVPSIGGIMFTVIGLLVLFPFLTFLFGSTFGLIVAVLLFILVMFLKRKLGIGNGGGSDGGYFGGGGWSSGGDSWSSGGSDSWSGGGGDSAGGGASGDW from the coding sequence ATGAAATTCAACTTAATATTCATAAATTCAAAAATTATACCTAGGTTAGGACGAAAAAACATTGGTTGTTTTCTTTCTATTTTAATCGTTACATTCACAGAAATTTTTTCTTATCCAGTTCCAAAATTAGAAAGAAGAGTGATGGACCACGCTGGAATTTTATCCGAAGCAACCGTTAATCAAATTGAAACAAATCTGAAACAATTCGAAGTCGAAACTTCTAACCAAATTGCTGTATACACTACCGCGAGCTTACAAGATGAACCCATTGATGATGTAGCTATTCAAATTTTTGATGAATGGAAGTTGGGACAAAAATCCAAAAAAAATGGAGTTTTGCTAATTGTAGCACCTAACGAAAGAAAGATGAAAATATTAGTGGGTCGTGGACTTGAAGGTTCGCTTACTGACATTCAAGCTAAACATATCATTCGTGATGAACTTAAACCACGTTTTATTGACAAAGATATGGATGGTGGTGTCACTGCAGGCGTGAATGCGATTATGGCTGCAATTCGAGGGGAATATTCCCCTTCAGAAGATGATGTGGCTACAACCGGCAACAGTTCCGACGAGGAAGTGTTTTCTTCTGGCCTTGTGGGAGGGATCTTTACTTTGATTTCCTTAATTGTTCCTTCGATTGGAGGGATAATGTTTACTGTCATAGGCCTTTTAGTTTTATTTCCCTTTTTAACCTTTCTATTTGGAAGTACCTTTGGCTTAATCGTTGCCGTACTTTTATTTATACTAGTTATGTTTTTAAAACGTAAATTAGGAATCGGTAATGGTGGTGGTTCTGATGGAGGATATTTTGGCGGTGGAGGTTGGTCAAGTGGAGGGGATTCCTGGTCGTCAGGCGGATCCGACAGTTGGTCTGGAGGTGGCGGGGATTCTGCTGGTGGTGGAGCTTCTGGAGATTGGTAG
- the coxB gene encoding cytochrome c oxidase subunit II — translation MSWSSLIPATSFMPIQATEIAKEVDLLYAFLIIASLVSFVILVGGMTWFLIKFKRTSLDQKSAYITHNNFAEFLWSFIPLIIMMGIFYWGMVIFEKLRTPPEDIAAEIHVTAEQWAWTYRYANGKEFYSSANDPMIVPAGKATKLVLTSKDVIHSFFVPAFRTKQDAVPGKLTQLWFEPKQPGEYIVFCTEYCGTKHSGMMIKIKAIPSEEYAAWYHAEKKGADSPADLGKTLFAQKACASCHSIDGSRIVGPTMKGLFGSGRKFADGSQTKADENYLRESILVSSAKIVEGYPPAMPVFQGQLSDEDVANLIEYIKSIK, via the coding sequence ATGTCTTGGAGCAGTCTCATTCCAGCGACCTCGTTCATGCCTATCCAGGCAACTGAAATCGCAAAAGAAGTCGATCTTCTCTATGCGTTTCTGATCATAGCAAGCCTTGTTTCGTTTGTCATCTTAGTTGGTGGAATGACATGGTTCCTCATCAAGTTCAAACGTACAAGTTTAGACCAGAAATCCGCATACATTACTCACAATAATTTTGCAGAATTTCTTTGGTCGTTCATTCCTCTCATTATCATGATGGGGATTTTCTACTGGGGTATGGTCATTTTTGAAAAACTTAGGACCCCTCCAGAAGACATTGCGGCTGAAATTCATGTCACTGCGGAGCAGTGGGCTTGGACTTATCGTTATGCAAACGGAAAAGAATTTTATAGTTCTGCAAACGATCCTATGATCGTTCCTGCCGGAAAAGCTACAAAACTCGTCCTAACTTCTAAAGATGTAATCCATAGTTTCTTTGTTCCTGCCTTCCGAACCAAACAAGATGCGGTTCCAGGGAAACTCACACAACTTTGGTTCGAACCAAAACAACCAGGTGAATACATAGTATTCTGTACTGAGTATTGCGGAACGAAACACTCTGGTATGATGATCAAAATCAAAGCCATTCCTTCTGAGGAATATGCCGCTTGGTACCATGCTGAGAAAAAAGGTGCTGATAGTCCTGCAGATCTTGGAAAGACATTATTTGCTCAAAAAGCTTGTGCTTCTTGCCACTCGATCGACGGATCTAGAATTGTGGGACCTACAATGAAGGGACTTTTTGGTTCTGGTAGAAAATTTGCTGATGGTAGCCAAACCAAAGCAGATGAAAACTACTTACGCGAATCCATCTTAGTTTCTTCTGCGAAAATCGTAGAAGGTTATCCACCTGCGATGCCAGTGTTCCAAGGCCAACTCTCTGATGAAGACGTTGCCAACTTAATTGAATATATCAAATCCATTAAATAA